The window GACTGCCACGCGACGAACCTGCGGCGGAACTACGATCCGGCGACCGACCGCTTCGCGACGACCTGGTCGGAGCCGAACGTCGCCTGCGAGGCGTGCCACGGACCCGGCTCGAATCACGTGGCGTGGGCGGAGCGCCGTCCCGGTTCGGAGGCGTGGCCGGCGCACGGGCTCGCGATCGCGCTCGACGAGCGCGCGGGGGTCGCGTGGACGCCGTCGGCGACCGCGCCGACGCGGAGCCGCCCGCTCGCGACCCGTCGTGAGGTCGAGACCTGCGCCGTCTGCCACGCGCGGCGCCGCCCGCTCGGGCTCGACCCGAACCCGACCGGCCGCCTCCTCGACACCCACGTGCCGGCGCTCCTCGAGCCCGGACTCTACGAGGCCGACGGGCAGCAGCACGACGAGGTCTACACCTGGGGCTCGTTCGTGCAGAGCAAGATGTACGCGCGCGGCGTCATCTGCGGCGACTGCCACGAGCCGCACGGCGGGAAGCTCCGCGCGCCCGGAAACGCGGTCTGCACCCAGTGTCACGCCGCCGCGATCTACGACGGCGCCGCGCACCACCATCACCGCGAGGCCTCGGCGGCGTCGGCCTGCACGGCGTGCCACATGCCGACGCGGACCTACATGATGGTCGATCCGCGCCACGATCACTCGCTGCGCGTGCCGCGTCCGGACCTGACCATCGCCGACGGGACGCTGAACGCGTGCAACGGCTGCCACGGCGAGCGCGACGCGGCGTGGGCCGCGGCCGCGGTCGTCGCGTGGTACGGCCCCGAGCGCAAGGGCTTCCAGAGCTACGGCGGGGCGCTCGCGGCCGGCCGCGCCGGGGCGCCCGGCGCCGCCGCGAAGCTCGCGGCGTTCGCCGGCGACGCGGCCGCACCCGAGATCGCGCGCGCGACGACGGCGTCGATGCTGGACCGCTTCCCGGATGCTGCGGCACTGCCGGCGCTCCGGGCCGCGCTCGCCGACCCGAGCCCGCTCGTGCGGGTCGGTGCGCTCGATGCCGTCCGCGGGCTGCCGCCCGACGCGCGGGTCGCGCTCGCCGGCCCGCTCGCCGACGACCCCGTGAAGGCGGTGCGCGTGCAGGCGGGGCGGGCGCTCGCGAGCGCGCCGCTCGACGCGCTCGCGCCGCCCGACGCGGCGCTGGCGCGGCGCGCCGTCGACGAGTGGGCCGCGTCGGAGCGCGCCGTCGCGGAGCGCCCCGAGGCGCACCTGAACCTTGGCGTCGTCGCGGCGGAGCGCGGCGACGCCGCGGGCGCCGAAGGCGAGTACCGCACCGCGCTCAGGCTCGATCCCCTGTTCGTGCCCGCGTACGTCAACCTCGGAGACCTCTACCGTGCGACGGGCCGTGCCGCCGCTGCGGCCGCCGTCCTTGCCGAGGGCCTCACCGCCGTACCGGACGATCCGACGCTGCTGCACGCGCTCGGCCTCCAGCGCGTACGCGAGGGCCGTCGCGACGACGCGCTCGTCCTGCTCCGACGCGCCGCGAAAGCGCGTCCGGACGATGCCCGCTTCGCCTACGTCTACGGCGTCGCGCTCCACTCCGCCGGGCGGCGCGACGAGGCGACGGCCGTGCTCACCGCCGCGCTCGCGCGCGCGCCGTACGACCCGGAGCTGCTCTCCGCGCTCGCGACGTTCGAGCGCGACGCGGGCCGCGGCGACTCGGCGCTCGGCTACGCACGCCGCCTCGCGGCGATCGCTCCCGACGACGCGAGCGTGCGGGCTCTCGTGCGTGATCTCGGGGGCAGGTGACTCCGGCGTCGATCAAGGGCGGCGGAGGGTTTCCGACGGACGCTCGCCGAAGAGGCGGCGATACTCGCCGGCGAAACGCCCGAGCTCGAAGAAGCCCCAGCGCAGCGCCACGTCCGTCACCGTCGTGGGCGGCGCCGACGCCTGCGCGGACGCGCGCAGGAGGTCGCGGCGCGCCCGGTTGAGTCGCACGAGCTTCAGGAAGCGCACCGGCGTCACGTCGAGGTACTCGCGGAAGCCGTATTCCAGGGTCCGTTCGCTGACCCCTGCGATGCCGCACAAGTTCGCAGCCGTCGTGTCGGCGTCCGGATGGTCAGTCACGTACTCGATCACGCGTCGGACGCCTCTTCGCCGACGTCCGTACGCCGCGACCGGCGTCGGC of the Deltaproteobacteria bacterium genome contains:
- a CDS encoding tetratricopeptide repeat protein, which codes for AASAWWSGCRASETPAPAPTATVAAGATAAATGVAPAATPVRAALGGGAAPPAAAFVGTAGCADCHAEAAAAWRGSQHAAAMQPAMPATVLGDFANARVTAGGVTSTFTRRGDDFVVRTDGPDGKLAEYRLTWTFGVYPLQQYLVDFPDGRKQALPLAWDARPKSQGGQRWFHLYPNERIDHRDPLHWTRLQQNWNFVCADCHATNLRRNYDPATDRFATTWSEPNVACEACHGPGSNHVAWAERRPGSEAWPAHGLAIALDERAGVAWTPSATAPTRSRPLATRREVETCAVCHARRRPLGLDPNPTGRLLDTHVPALLEPGLYEADGQQHDEVYTWGSFVQSKMYARGVICGDCHEPHGGKLRAPGNAVCTQCHAAAIYDGAAHHHHREASAASACTACHMPTRTYMMVDPRHDHSLRVPRPDLTIADGTLNACNGCHGERDAAWAAAAVVAWYGPERKGFQSYGGALAAGRAGAPGAAAKLAAFAGDAAAPEIARATTASMLDRFPDAAALPALRAALADPSPLVRVGALDAVRGLPPDARVALAGPLADDPVKAVRVQAGRALASAPLDALAPPDAALARRAVDEWAASERAVAERPEAHLNLGVVAAERGDAAGAEGEYRTALRLDPLFVPAYVNLGDLYRATGRAAAAAAVLAEGLTAVPDDPTLLHALGLQRVREGRRDDALVLLRRAAKARPDDARFAYVYGVALHSAGRRDEATAVLTAALARAPYDPELLSALATFERDAGRGDSALGYARRLAAIAPDDASVRALVRDLGGR